A genomic segment from Corylus avellana chromosome ca5, CavTom2PMs-1.0 encodes:
- the LOC132182981 gene encoding putative pentatricopeptide repeat-containing protein At1g16830 isoform X1 — protein MVWKCYRWNLLLSTSNQLFITTPPLLLPLRFLSTATVCVTNQTPQKIFRGNQDNPEKNKRFFTHQTVHSTLLDCPSDLIALSFFLWFAKQPNYFHNTTAFDHMVSVVKRLMEQYKTVGGVVRGLECVGCVTKARTFLLLLRIYWRGGMYDMVFEAFEEMRRYGFEPNTFARNVIMDVLFKIGRADVAIKVLKETQLQNFLTFNIALCNLCKLNDLVRIREVFRMMLGKGYHLNAETFEMLLNCFCKMSKLVEAYQVLGRMITLGIPIHVNVWSILVNGFCRLRKFDIACDLVEKMVRTGCFPNVVTYTTLIKGFMESKMVDDAIQILNIMESRGHAPDLVLCNVLIDSLSKVGRYDDALDVFVSLQTQNMAPDSYTLCSLLTTICLSRRFSLLPKLVLGIVVEADLVVCNALLNIFGKAGFPYLSVELYNDMLGSGFTPDKYSFVGLLSGLCEARRIDEAVNAYHGILMNYPGQDAHIHTVIIDGLIKVGKFYRAIRLFRKAIAEKYPLDVVSYTVAFRGLLKSGRTGEACTLYNQMKEAGISPNAHMYNVMLSLFCRQRDLKMVIQLLQEMIGARIELSCNTSFRLCNFLCRSCDSSSAVTLLTEMRDLGLIPDEAMCALLSNRHVQHLKVDGKRYSLLKGYLENDLLVDTYGSEDLSDVAASVV, from the coding sequence ATGGTATGGAAATGTTATAGGTGGAATTTGCTACTATCAACCTCGAATCAACTCTTTATCACCACACCGCCCCTCCTTCTGCCACTTCGCTTCCTCTCAACAGCCACGGTATGCGTAACTAATCAAACTCCGCAGAAAATTTTCCGGGGAAATCAAGATAATCCCGAGAAAAATAAGCGCTTTTTCACTCATCAGACCGTACATTCCACCTTACTGGACTGTCCTTCTGATTTGATTGCATTGAGCTTCTTTTTATGGTTTGCTAAGCAACCCAACTACTTCCACAACACGACGGCGTTTGACCACATGGTTAGTGTGGTTAAGCGCCTTATGGAACAGTATAAAACGGTCGGGGGGGTTGTTAGGGGACTAGAGTGTGTTGGGTGTGTTACGAAGGCACGAACGTTTTTGCTTTTATTGAGGATTTATTGGCGTGGAGGAATGTATGACATGGTTTTTGAGGCTTTTGAGGAAATGCGTAGATATGGCTTTGAGCCCAATACGTTTGCGCGTAATGTGATTATGGATGTATTGTTTAAGATTGGGCGTGCCGATGTAGCTATTAAGGTTTTGAAGGAGACCCAGCTGCAGAATTTTTTGACATTTAATATTGCATTGTGTAATTTGTGTAAGTTGAATGATTTGGTTCGAATTCGGGAGGTTTTCAGGATGATGTTGGGAAAGGGCTATCATCTGAATGCCGAGACATTTGAGATGCTGTTGAATTGTTTTTGCAAGATGAGTAAGCTAGTTGAGGCATATCAGGTTCTGGGTCGAATGATTACTTTGGGAATTCCTATTCATGTGAATGTGTGGAGTATATTGGTCAATGGGTTTTGTCGGCTGCGCAAATTTGATATTGCGTGTGATTTAGTGGAGAAGATGGTTAGGACTGGTTGTTTTCCCAACGTTGTAACGTATACAACTTTAATTAAGGGATTCATGGAATCAAAAATGGTTGATGATGCGATCCAGATTTTAAATATCATGGAATCTAGAGGCCATGCCCCTGACTTGGTTCTATGTAATGTATTAATAGATAGTCTCTCCAAGGTTGGGAGGTATGATGATGCACTTGATGTTTTTGTAAGCTTACAAACACAAAATATGGCACCTGATTCTTATACGCTCTGTTCTTTGTTAACTACTATATGTTTGTCTAGGAGGTTTTCTCTCTTACCCAAGTTAGTCCTTGGAATTGTTGTAGAAGCAGACCTAGTGGTCTGTAATGCACttctaaatatttttggaaAGGCTGGCTTTCCATATCTTTCTGTGGAGTTATATAATGATATGTTGGGTAGTGGTTTTACACCAGATAAGTATAGTTTTGTTGGATTACTAAGTGGATTATGTGAAGCCAGAAGAATTGATGAAGCAGTTAATGCGTACCATGGGATCCTCATGAATTATCCTGGTCAGGATGCTCACATCCATACTGTAATTATAGATGGGCTTATAAAGGTTGGTAAATTTTATAGAGCCATAAGGCTATTTAGGAAAGCCATTGCTGAGAAGTATCCACTTGATGTTGTATCATACACTGTTGCCTTCCGTGGACTTCTTAAGAGTGGTAGAACTGGAGAGGCTTGTACCTTGTATAACCAGATGAAGGAGGCCGGTATATCTCCCAATGCACATATGTATAATGTAAtgctctctcttttttgtaGACAAAGAGATCTGAAAATGGTGATACAGTTGCTACAAGAGATGATTGGTGCAAGAATAGAACTGAGCTGCAATACTTCCTTCAGGTTATGTAATTTTCTTTGTAGATCATGCGATTCGAGTTCAGCTGTTACTCTGTTAACTGAGATGAGAGATTTGGGGTTGATACCTGATGAGGCAATGTGTGCTCTATTATCCAATCGACATGTCCAACATCTAAAAGTAGATGGTAAGCGCTATTCTTTGTTAAAAGGTTATTTGGAAAATGATCTGCTTGTAGACACATATGGCTCTGAAGACCTTTCTGATGTGGCTGCCTCAGTGGTTTGA
- the LOC132182981 gene encoding putative pentatricopeptide repeat-containing protein At1g16830 isoform X2, translating into MVWKCYRWNLLLSTSNQLFITTPPLLLPLRFLSTATVCVTNQTPQKIFRGNQDNPEKNKRFFTHQTVHSTLLDCPSDLIALSFFLWFAKQPNYFHNTTAFDHMVSVVKRLMEQYKTVGGVVRGLECVGCVTKARTFLLLLRIYWRGGMYDMVFEAFEEMRRYGFEPNTFARNVIMDVLFKIGRADVAIKVLKETQLQNFLTFNIALCNLCKLNDLVRIREVFRMMLGKGYHLNAETFEMLLNCFCKMSKLVEAYQVLGRMITLGIPIHVNVWSILVNGFCRLRKFDIACDLVEKMVRTGCFPNVVTYTTLIKGFMESKMVDDAIQILNIMESRGHAPDLVLCNVLIDSLSKVGRYDDALDVFVSLQTQNMAPDSYTLCSLLTTICLSRRFSLLPKLVLGIVVEADLVVCNALLNIFGKAGFPYLSVELYNDMLGSGFTPDKYSFVGLLSGLCEARRIDEAVNAYHGILMNYPGQDAHIHTVIIDGLIKVGKFYRAIRLFRKAIAEKYPLDVVSYTVAFRGLLKSGRTGEACTLYNQMKEAGISPNAHMYNVMLSLFCRQRDLKMVIQLLQEMIGARIELSCNTSFRLCNFLCRSCDSSSAVTLLTEMRDLGLIPDEAMCALLSNRHVQHLKVDVV; encoded by the exons ATGGTATGGAAATGTTATAGGTGGAATTTGCTACTATCAACCTCGAATCAACTCTTTATCACCACACCGCCCCTCCTTCTGCCACTTCGCTTCCTCTCAACAGCCACGGTATGCGTAACTAATCAAACTCCGCAGAAAATTTTCCGGGGAAATCAAGATAATCCCGAGAAAAATAAGCGCTTTTTCACTCATCAGACCGTACATTCCACCTTACTGGACTGTCCTTCTGATTTGATTGCATTGAGCTTCTTTTTATGGTTTGCTAAGCAACCCAACTACTTCCACAACACGACGGCGTTTGACCACATGGTTAGTGTGGTTAAGCGCCTTATGGAACAGTATAAAACGGTCGGGGGGGTTGTTAGGGGACTAGAGTGTGTTGGGTGTGTTACGAAGGCACGAACGTTTTTGCTTTTATTGAGGATTTATTGGCGTGGAGGAATGTATGACATGGTTTTTGAGGCTTTTGAGGAAATGCGTAGATATGGCTTTGAGCCCAATACGTTTGCGCGTAATGTGATTATGGATGTATTGTTTAAGATTGGGCGTGCCGATGTAGCTATTAAGGTTTTGAAGGAGACCCAGCTGCAGAATTTTTTGACATTTAATATTGCATTGTGTAATTTGTGTAAGTTGAATGATTTGGTTCGAATTCGGGAGGTTTTCAGGATGATGTTGGGAAAGGGCTATCATCTGAATGCCGAGACATTTGAGATGCTGTTGAATTGTTTTTGCAAGATGAGTAAGCTAGTTGAGGCATATCAGGTTCTGGGTCGAATGATTACTTTGGGAATTCCTATTCATGTGAATGTGTGGAGTATATTGGTCAATGGGTTTTGTCGGCTGCGCAAATTTGATATTGCGTGTGATTTAGTGGAGAAGATGGTTAGGACTGGTTGTTTTCCCAACGTTGTAACGTATACAACTTTAATTAAGGGATTCATGGAATCAAAAATGGTTGATGATGCGATCCAGATTTTAAATATCATGGAATCTAGAGGCCATGCCCCTGACTTGGTTCTATGTAATGTATTAATAGATAGTCTCTCCAAGGTTGGGAGGTATGATGATGCACTTGATGTTTTTGTAAGCTTACAAACACAAAATATGGCACCTGATTCTTATACGCTCTGTTCTTTGTTAACTACTATATGTTTGTCTAGGAGGTTTTCTCTCTTACCCAAGTTAGTCCTTGGAATTGTTGTAGAAGCAGACCTAGTGGTCTGTAATGCACttctaaatatttttggaaAGGCTGGCTTTCCATATCTTTCTGTGGAGTTATATAATGATATGTTGGGTAGTGGTTTTACACCAGATAAGTATAGTTTTGTTGGATTACTAAGTGGATTATGTGAAGCCAGAAGAATTGATGAAGCAGTTAATGCGTACCATGGGATCCTCATGAATTATCCTGGTCAGGATGCTCACATCCATACTGTAATTATAGATGGGCTTATAAAGGTTGGTAAATTTTATAGAGCCATAAGGCTATTTAGGAAAGCCATTGCTGAGAAGTATCCACTTGATGTTGTATCATACACTGTTGCCTTCCGTGGACTTCTTAAGAGTGGTAGAACTGGAGAGGCTTGTACCTTGTATAACCAGATGAAGGAGGCCGGTATATCTCCCAATGCACATATGTATAATGTAAtgctctctcttttttgtaGACAAAGAGATCTGAAAATGGTGATACAGTTGCTACAAGAGATGATTGGTGCAAGAATAGAACTGAGCTGCAATACTTCCTTCAGGTTATGTAATTTTCTTTGTAGATCATGCGATTCGAGTTCAGCTGTTACTCTGTTAACTGAGATGAGAGATTTGGGGTTGATACCTGATGAGGCAATGTGTGCTCTATTATCCAATCGACATGTCCAACATCTAAAAGTAGATG TGGTTTGA
- the LOC132181907 gene encoding TMV resistance protein N-like: MASNKGKEKVNSVLKPCPSIPLDQIPLDFLGEPVTHTSTVFGKSPLIVQSDSSAFHGYIPPASDSQTESSSQPGSQTEPNSNPIVLSFPWVTLPFSQYLFSSQDLSRTPGQLAFNYFPAHFHWIPEHPLKDLPFFTDILVKTNSIKFRSIPKKDNPLTAVGTIAYIVKFISVEEWGSHPSQLLPSSNSPVCFSYYDYVNAWFRFMLYQNPESKHFWFITFIEDFNCLLPPWFKHWWDYFGLTIDVLPDPLVYAFHLFSSHVGYMMPLCLILHLLLLLFPNIVLKRSNGFRLILTLLVLLMIKNNLGFQDWLHNGQKSPSLDGWSQSIWFSFDLRRITVHDYLELLCNITCRQLLFQIDVFTGQTGARRAFTVYFLLFAFDRMNAAHDYSSSSSILTSVSPNAYSCKGFYHDVFLSFRGKDTRKNFTDHLYFALRDAGINTFRDDNELQRGEDITSELLSAIQRSKISVIVFSNNYAASRWCLEELVKIMECQRTVRQLVLPIFYDVEPSDVRNQTGSFAQAFSEHEDRYLLDIDKVLRWRRALIEAANLSGWDLRNTTNGQEAKFIRRIVKEISRELNSTYLYVTLYPVGIDSRVQDITSLLRVGTNDVRIVGIWGMGGMGKTTLSKAIYNQFFHSFEGKSFLANIRETSKQHHGQVRLQVQLLSDILKTGKIEVNNVDRGITMIQERLRNRRVLVILDDVDQLEQLNAIARSRDWFGPGSRIIITTRNEELLKALEVDGVYATKEMSENESLELFSWHAFRNSYPTEDFMDLSRSVIAYSKGLPLALEVLGSFLFTRSIREWKSALEKLKRIPHDQIQKKLRISFDALSDDTEKDIFLDISCFFIGMDKNYVIQILDACGFFAEIGISVLIQRCLLSIGERNKLIMHDLLRDMGREIVREEYPKIPGKCSRLWLHEDALDILVKHEGTKAVEGLSLKLPRLSKMNFSTDAFIKMQRLRLLQLDHVRLTGDYEHLSKELRWLRWHGFPLKFLPDNFYSRNLVAIDLRYSNLTQAWKNSKQLFEKLKFLNLSYSHYLTKTPNFTRLPNLEKLILKDCTSLFEVHQSIGDLNNLVLVNLKDCRSLESLPMSFYRLKSLQTLILSGCSKIDNLTDELGEMESLTTFLADNTAIRQVPCTIVQLKNLKHLSLCGCKGSPSKSLPSLFSSWISPRKTPKSINLLPASLQGLNSLRDLCLRDCNLSDDAIPKDLGSLCSLRSLDLQNNHFHSLPSSLGGLSKLQTLTLDYCTKLQSIPNLPPSLTGLYATNCMALERMPNLSNISNMASLSLTNCNKLVEIIGLDKLLKSIGVIHMEGCSSLTNTFKQSILQEWSLSGFHNIFGIFLPGNDIPERFTFKDEGPSVCFEVPCISNRNIEGFTVCIVYSSCLDKIIAEDLPSISVINYTKTTIQTRSPATIDVVISHEDHMWQANFPKSNFNLDTGDEVEVIVDFGSGIDVKKTGVRLIYDKVIDGKMIHYASTSNKDAIVVTDDEDMSPDQAATGSKRVLWDDKAESSHGCFGNEQEAKRLRCEHSADDKAESSHGCFDDDREAKRMRCDDNTEMS; this comes from the exons ATGGCCAGCaacaagggaaaggaaaaggttaacTCTGTTTTGAAGCCTTGTCCCTCCATCCCTCTTGATCAGATTCCCCTTGATTTCCTTGGTGAACCTGTAACCCATACTTCAACAGTTTTTGGGAAATCCCCACTTATTGTCCAGTCAGATTCTTCTGCATTTCATGGTTATATTCCTCCTGCTTCAGATTCCCAGACAGAATCCAGCTCCCAACCTGGTTCTCAGACGGAACCAAATTCTAATCCAATTGTTTTATCTTTCCCCTGGGTTAcccttccattttctcaatatttgttttcttcccaAGATCTCTCCAGGACTCCTGGACAATTAGCCTTCAATTATTTCCCTGCTCATTTTCATTGGATTCCTGAGCATCCTCTGAAAGATTTGCCATTTTTCACTGATATACTGGTCAAAACCAATTCTATCAAATTTAGGTCTATTCCCAAGAAAGACAACCCTTTAACGGCTGTTGGGACTATTGCCTATATTGTCAAATTCATTTCCGTTGAAGAATGGGGCTCCCACCCATCTCAACTTCTTCCCTCTTCCAATTCTCCAGTTTGCTTTTCATATTATGATTATGTCAATGCCTGGTTTCGCTTTATGCTTTACCAGAACCCGGAATCCAAACACTTCTGGTTCATTACTTTCATTGAAGATTTCAATTGCCTGCTTCCCCCTTGGTTCAAACATTGGTGGGATTATTTTGGCCTAACAATTGATGTTCTTCCTGATCCTCTTGTTTATGCTTTTCACTTATTCTCTTCTCATGTTGGCT ATATGATGCCATTGTGCCTTATTCTGCACCTACTCCTCCTCCTGTTCCCAAATATTGTTCTAAAAAGAAGCAATGGATTCAGACTTATCTTGACTCTATTGGTCCTCTTGATGATAAAGAATAATTTGGGTTTCCAAGACTGGCTCCATAACGGCCAGAAGAGTCCATCTCTTGACGGCTGGTCTCAGAGTATTTGGTTCTCATTTGATCTTAGACGGATCACTGTTCATGACTATTTGGAGTTACTGTGCAAtatcact tgccgacagctaCTGTTTCAGATTGATGTTTTCACTGGTCAGACTGGCGCCAGACGTGCCTTTACTGTTTACTTTTTACTGTTTGCTTTTGACCGCATGAACgcggctcatgatt attcttcttcttcttctatccttacttcagtaagtccgAACGCTTACTCCTGTAAAGGTTTTTATCAT GACGtcttcttgagttttagaggcaAAGACACACGTAAGAATTTCACCGACCACCTCTATTTTGCTCTAAGAGATGCTGGAATCAACACCTTCAGAGATGACAACGAGCTCCAAAGAGGAGAGGATATTACATCCGAACTCTTGTCGGCAATACAAAGGTCGAAAATCTCTGTTATTGTCTTCTCTAATAACTATGCAGCTTCCAGGTGGTGCCTGGAAGAACTTGTGAAGATCATGGAGTGCCAAAGAACGGTGAGGCAATTGGTTTTGCCTATTTTCTACGATGTTGAACCCTCAGATGTGCGCAACCAAACGGGTAGTTTTGCACAAGCATTTTCGGAACATGAAGATCGTTACTTGTTGGACATAGACAAGGTGCTCAGGTGGAGGAGAGCTCTGATTGAGGCTGCTAATTTGTCCGGGTGGGATCTAAGAAACACTACAAACGG GCAAGAAGCCAAGTTTATTAGGAGAATTGTTAAAGAGATTTCAAGGGAACTCAACAGCACATACTTATATGTCACACTCTATCCAGTTGGAATAGATTCTCGTGTGCAAGACATCACTTCATTGCTAAGGGTTGGAACCAATGATGTTCGCATTGTAGGAATTTGGGGAATGGGAGGAATGGGGAAAACAACACTTTCTAAAGCCATATATAACCAATTTTTTCATAGCTTTGAAGGTAaaagttttcttgcaaataTTAGGGAAACTTCTAAGCAACATCATGGTCAAGTTCGATTACAAGTGCAACTTCTTTCTGATATCTTGAAGACAGGCAAGATAGAGGTAAATAATGTTGATAGAGGAATTACTATGATACAAGAAAGACTTCGCAATAGAAGGGTACTTGTTATACTTGACGATGTAGACCAATTGGAGCAACTCAATGCCATAGCTAGAAGTCGTGATTGGTTCGGCCCAGGAAGTAGAATTATTATAACAACTAGAAATGAGGAATTGCTAAAGGCACTTGAAGTGGATGGAGTATATGCAACCAAAGAAATGAGTGAAAATGAATCTCTGGagctctttagttggcatgcctttagGAATAGTTATCCCACCGAAGATTTTATGGACTTGTCAAGAAGTGTCATTGCTTATTCTAAAGGATTACCATTGGCTCTTGAAGTTTTGGGTTCTTTTCTATTCACTAGGAGCATAAGGGAATGGAAAAGCGcattggaaaaattaaaaaggatcCCTCATGATCAAATTCAGAAAAAGCTTAGAATAAGCTTTGATGCACTAAGCGATGATACTGAAAAGGATATATTCCTTGATATATCATGTTTCTTTATCGGAATGGACAAAAACTATGTTATACAAATATTAGATGCATGTGGTTTTTTTGCAGAGATTGGAATTAGTGTCCTCATTCAGCGGTGTCTTCTTTCAATTGGTGAGAGAAACAAGCTCATAATGCATGATTTGCTTCGAGACATGGGAAGAGAAATTGTTCGTGAAGAATATCCCAAAATACCGGGAAAGTGTAGTAGATTATGGCTACATGAGGATGCACTTGATATATTGGTAAAACATGAG GGAACAAAAGCAGTTGAAGGACTTTCTTTAAAATTACCAAGATTAAGTAAGATGAATTTCAGTACAGATGCATTTATAAAGATGCAGAGATTGAGATTACTTCAACTTGATCATGTACGCCTCACTGGAGATTATGAACATCTTTCCAAAGAGTTAAGGTGGCTCCGTTGGCACGGGTTCCCACTAAAGTTTTTGCCAGACAACTTTTACTCAAGAAACCTAGTTGCGATTGACTTACGATATAGCAATCTCACACAAGCTTGGAAAAATTCAAAG CAACTGTTCGAGAAGTTGAAGTTTCTAAATCTCAGTTATTCCCATTACCTCACTAAGACTCCTAACTTTACGAGACTCCCTAATCTTGAGAAATTAATACTCAAAGATTGTACAAGTTTGTTTGAGGTTCACCAATCCATTGGAGATCTTAATAATCTTGTTTTGGTAAATCTAAAAGATTGCAGAAGTCTTGAAAGTCTGCCAATGAGTTTTTATAGGTTGAAGTCTCTTCAAACTCTCATTCTTTCTGGTTGTTCTAAAATTGACAATTTGACTGACGAATTGGGGGAGATGGAATCCTTGACAACTTTTCTTGCAGATAACACTGCTATAAGACAAGTGCCATGTACCATAGTACAACTGAAGAACCTTAAACACTTGTCGTTGTGTGGGTGTAAAGGATCACCATCTAAGTCACTCCCTTCACTCTTTTCGTCTTGGATATCCCCAAGGAAAACTCCCAAGTCAATCAATCTTTTGCCTGCTTCACTACAAGGCTTGAATTCACTAAGAGATTTATGTCTCAGAGATTGCAATTTATCAGATGATGCAATTCCTAAAGATCTTGGGAGTTTATGCTCTCTTCGATCTTTAGATCTACAAAACAATCATTTTCATAGCCTACCATCGAGCCTTGGTGGTCTTTCAAAGCTTCAAACTCTCACTTTGGATTATTGCACAAAGCTTCAatcaattccaaatttaccaCCAAGTTTGACAGGTTTGTATGCAACAAACTGCATGGCGTTGGAAAGAATGCCAAATCTATCAAATATCTCAAATATGGCATCTTTGTCCCTCACTAATTGCAATAAATTAGTCGAGATTATAGGCTTAGATAAGTTGTTGAAATCCATTGGCGTCATTCACATGGAAGGGTGCAGCAGTTTAACAAATACTTTTAAGCAAAGCATCCTACag GAATGGAGTCTGAGTGGATTTCATaatatttttggcatttttctCCCTGGCAATGATATTCCCGAAAGGTTTACTTTTAAGGATGAGGGACCCTCCGTTTGTTTTGAAGTGCCTTGTATTAGTAATCGTAATATTGAAGGGTTCACTGTATGCATTGTTTATTCATCATGTCTTGACAAGATAATAGCTGAAGATCTTCCGAGCATTTCAGTAATCAATTATACCAAGACTACAATTCAGACTAGAAGCCCAGCAACAATTGATGTAGTAATCTCCCATGAAGATCACATGTGGCAAGCCAATTTTCCTAAAAGTAACTTCAATTTGGACACCGGTGACGAAGTAGAAGTTATCGTGGATTTTGGCTCAGGAATCGATGTTAAGAAGACAGGGGTTCGCCTAATATACGACAAGGTTATTGATGGAAAAATGATACATTATGCCTCTACATCGAATAAGGATGCCATTGTTGTTACTGATGATGAAGATATGTCTCCAGATCAGGCTGCGACCGGGTCTAAAAGAGTCCTTTGGGATGATAAAGCAGAATCAAGTCATGGTTGCTTTGGCAATGAACAAGAGGCCAAAAGATTGAGGTGTGAACATAGTGCAGATGATAAAGCAGAATCAAGCCATGGTTGCTTTGACGATGATCGAGAGGCTAAAAGAATGAGGTGTGATGATAATACTGAAATGAGTTGA